AAAACGACCTTAGCAATTTTCATGATGGTCTTTAGATGCGCTTTGACGACCCATTGTTGCAAATGTACCGCACCGATAAACCGTCAAAGACTTTTGAACAGAAAATAACATCCCGCCGACATCAGCGCCGCAGTTGGCAGTGTCAGGAACCAAGCAAGTAGAATGGTGCGAATAACGCTCCAGCGCGCTTGACCGTTGGCCACGCCGATGCCGAACAGCGCGCCGCAGGAAACATGCGTCGTCGAAACCGGCAAACCCCATTTGGAAGCGAAAATAACTAGGAAGCTGGTCACAAGATTAGCGAGAAAACCCTGAACGGGATCCATCGCGGTAATGCGATGGCCCACCGTCTCAGCGATTTTCTTTGAATGGATCCATCCTCCGATCGCCATAAAGATCGCCACCAAAGCGATCGACCAGGCCAAATCCAGCACGCTGACTGCCAGCCCGAGAGCGACTAGCTTGGGGGTGTCGTTAAGTCCGCGCGCAAAGCTGACCGCGCCAGCGCTAATGAAATGGCCGACATCGAGAAGTTTTTGGCCATTGATGCCGAACATCGTTCCACTGAGCCGCTGCGTGCATACTGATTCCTTGTCGACGATCACACGCAGGCCCGGTGTCGATTCAGTGAACATCATGCCATCTGGAGACGTAAACACTGGCACCATTTCGCTGCCGACGCAGAGGCAGTATTCTTTGGTCAATCCGGCAAAGCAGATGGCCCTGCTGAACAGCGGGTAACACGCTGTGGCTAAAAGAACCGCGAGGCACGGGCTTACTAATAGCGGCAAGAAACCCCCAGCTAGAAGTGTCTGAAACCCAAGTTGCAACCCCACGGCGGCAAAACCACTGCCGAAAAGCGCTCCGATTAAACTATGGGTCGTCGAGATCGGCATGCCGACTTTGGTCGCGACGATCACCGTCAACGCGGCGCCCAAAATCACGGCTGCGATAAACGGTTGCGATTGAATGAGATAATCCGGCACCAACCCCTTGCCTTGAAACATCGACACTAGTTTCGTCGCCAGGAAAAATGCCGTCAGCGAACCGGCAAAGGTTGTGATCGTCGCCCAGGTGAGAGCTTTACGATAATCCGCCGTGCCGCTGCCAAACAGCGTCGCCACGCCTTTGAAGTTGTCGTTGGCGCCGTTGGCGTAGGCGACTAACAACGTAACTGTGACGATGATGATCGGCGACAAAGACATGTAACGAACTTCGTTTCTAAATTAGCGTACCGCCGCAACTGCTGCCCGAGCCGGCGGTGCAAGCATAACAATGGTCGCCGACGGTGATTGCCGGCCTGGTAAGTTGATCCAAGGTCAACGATCTAATGTGTAAACGGCTGCCATCGGTGCCGGCGATCGCCAGATCGAGCATTTGGTTGAAATCGCAATCGTAAATCCAACCGTCCCAGCCGACGCTGATCAAGTTGCGGCACATCACTTGATTGAGCGTGCTGGCGTTGAAGTTATCCGCAAGCAGCTCCATGTACGCTTCGTACTCGCCGCGCAGCTTCAAATGCGTCGCGTAGCGCGTGATCGGCATGTTGGTGAGACAGAACAGCCGGTTGAAGCGTATGCCGAATTCATCGAAAAGAATTCGTTTGTAGTCTTGCTCAAGCTGTTCTTGCGGCGGCGGCAGATGCGGTCCCACCGGATTGTAAACCAGATCGAGCACCAAGCCGCTGTCCGGTTGGCCGTAGCCGATTTGGTTGAGAATCTGTAACGCCCGGATGCTGCCGTCGAAAGTCCCCTTGCCGCGCTGTTTGTCGACATTTTCGATGAAATAGCAAGGCAGCGAGCAGACAAGCTCCACTTCATGGCGGCGAAAAAACTCCGGCAGATAATCTTTACCCGGCTCGAAGATCACCGTCAGATTGCAGCGATCCATCACATGGCGCCCGAGCCCACGCGCCGACTGAACTAAATAATCGAATTCGCCATGCAGCTCCGGCGCGCCGCCGGTGATATCGAGCGTTGGAATCTCGGTCGCGCCGAGAAAACCAAGCACCGCGTCGACATTCTCCCGGCTCATCATCTCCTTGCGCGTCGGCCCGGCTTCGACATGGCAGTGAATGCACGCCAGATTGCAGTAGCGCCCGAGGTTTACCTGCAAGGCCTCGACGCCACGGCGCTTGAGGCCGCTACCGTTTAGATTAAGTCTTTCAGCGAAGGGTTGCATGCAATATTAGAAAAAGTTCGGGGCTCAGCTCTTGTTCCCTCTCCCTCTGGGAGAGGGCTAGGGTGAGGGCCCTGCGTCCAACACCCCTCATCCTAACCTTCTCCCGCAAGGGGAGAAGGGATCGGATATCACGGACAGCAGTTCGAATCCGGTCCGCACACGCCGCCGGAAATTTTCGTCGCGTTGTATTCGAGCCCTTTGCTCTCGCGCGGATGGCGTTTGTGATCGCGCGAGCAATCAAACATTCCAGCGTTCTCCAACGAAACTTCTTGCCGCGGCGGAACTAATATGAATTGCCCGGCATAGGGCGCTTGCGAATAGAGCTTGAAAGTCTTGTCGCACACCGCCATGCGCGCGCCGCGCTCGAGCGTGTGGCCGTCGTCGTCGACCACCTGCTTCCACGGACCGCGGTAAATCACCGCTTGATTGCGCTCGATGCACGGACCTTCCTTGCCTTTGTACGCGGTCACCGTCACGGCGCGGAACTCGATGCCTTCGACGGTCTGGTAAGCCTCCGTGCGCAGCTCTTCGATTTGAATGCCATGAAACTTCGCCTCCTCGAAGGCGCGTAAGAACTCTTCTTCCTGAAACGCCCCGGAGACGCAGGCACTCCACAGATCGGTATCCTTGGCCAAGTGCTCTGGAACGGCCTCGTCGCTGACGATATCGGAGATGGCGATCCGGCCGCCGCGCTTGAGCACGCGGTACATTTCGGCGAACAATTGTTTTTTGTCCTCGGGCCGCACTAGATTGAGCACGCAGTTCGAGACGATAACATCGATTGACTCGTCGGCGATCAGCGGCTGAGTTTGGCGAGTTTGATTTTCAAATTCTTCGAGCTTAGCCAAATCGCCAACCGAACACACCGGATTGTCTTTGAGAAAACCTTCGACCAATTCCAAGTTCGTGCGCAAGTCTTGAATCTTGCCGCGGCGAAACTCGACATTGTGAAAGCCCAGCTGATCGCCGATCGACTCTTGATACTTGCGTGCCAATTCGAGCATCGGCGGATTGAAGTCGACGCCGATCACTTTGCCCGCGGCGCCGACGATTTGGGCAATAATGTAGCAAGCCTTGCCGCTGCCCGAGCCGAGATCGAGGACGGTTTCACCAGGGCGAATATATTTAGAAGGATCGCCGCAGCCATAATCTTTTTCAATGATCTCGTCGGGAATGACTTTCAACAAAGCTCTGTCGTAACTCACCGGCAAACACAGGCAAGCTTCCACTTCCTCGGCCGCAGCGCCGTAGCGTTGCAAGACCGCCGCTTCCAAGTCAGTGGCATGGCCGTTGGGGCCGTTTACAACTTCGGTCTCCATTAAATCCTCCGACCATTCAGTGATTGCTAGAGATGACCACCTTCGCGGAGTGCGTGCAAGTCAAAAACCAGGCACACCCAGACAACGCTTCTATTTTGATACCGTGACAACGGAGAAAGTTGCAGAAAAGTTCCGAGTGAGGGCGGAGGTCGGACACCTTACTCCTAACTCCCTCACCCCTTACCTTCCTACGCCGGTTCATCCGCCATCATCAGATAGGCCTCGATAAACGGATCGAGATCGCCGTCGAGCACGCCATCGGCGTTGCCGACCTCGACGTTGGTGCGGTGGTCCTTGACCAAGCGGTAGGGCGCGAGCACGTAGGAGCGGATTTGGCTGCCCCATGCGATTTCTTTCTTGGTCTTGTGATAGGACTCCATCTTTTCTTTTTGTTTCTTGACCTCGAGTTCGTAGAGGCGCGACTTCAGAATTTTCATCGCCATGGCGCGGTTCTTGTGCTGCGATCGTTCGTTTTGGCAGGCGACGACGATATTGGTCGGCAAATGGGTCAAGCGCACGGCGGAATCGGTTTTATTGACGTGCTGGCCGCCGGCGCCGCTGGAG
This genomic interval from Deltaproteobacteria bacterium contains the following:
- a CDS encoding methyltransferase domain-containing protein; the encoded protein is METEVVNGPNGHATDLEAAVLQRYGAAAEEVEACLCLPVSYDRALLKVIPDEIIEKDYGCGDPSKYIRPGETVLDLGSGSGKACYIIAQIVGAAGKVIGVDFNPPMLELARKYQESIGDQLGFHNVEFRRGKIQDLRTNLELVEGFLKDNPVCSVGDLAKLEEFENQTRQTQPLIADESIDVIVSNCVLNLVRPEDKKQLFAEMYRVLKRGGRIAISDIVSDEAVPEHLAKDTDLWSACVSGAFQEEEFLRAFEEAKFHGIQIEELRTEAYQTVEGIEFRAVTVTAYKGKEGPCIERNQAVIYRGPWKQVVDDDGHTLERGARMAVCDKTFKLYSQAPYAGQFILVPPRQEVSLENAGMFDCSRDHKRHPRESKGLEYNATKISGGVCGPDSNCCP
- a CDS encoding inorganic phosphate transporter, with the protein product MSLSPIIIVTVTLLVAYANGANDNFKGVATLFGSGTADYRKALTWATITTFAGSLTAFFLATKLVSMFQGKGLVPDYLIQSQPFIAAVILGAALTVIVATKVGMPISTTHSLIGALFGSGFAAVGLQLGFQTLLAGGFLPLLVSPCLAVLLATACYPLFSRAICFAGLTKEYCLCVGSEMVPVFTSPDGMMFTESTPGLRVIVDKESVCTQRLSGTMFGINGQKLLDVGHFISAGAVSFARGLNDTPKLVALGLAVSVLDLAWSIALVAIFMAIGGWIHSKKIAETVGHRITAMDPVQGFLANLVTSFLVIFASKWGLPVSTTHVSCGALFGIGVANGQARWSVIRTILLAWFLTLPTAALMSAGCYFLFKSL
- a CDS encoding radical SAM/Cys-rich domain protein — translated: MQPFAERLNLNGSGLKRRGVEALQVNLGRYCNLACIHCHVEAGPTRKEMMSRENVDAVLGFLGATEIPTLDITGGAPELHGEFDYLVQSARGLGRHVMDRCNLTVIFEPGKDYLPEFFRRHEVELVCSLPCYFIENVDKQRGKGTFDGSIRALQILNQIGYGQPDSGLVLDLVYNPVGPHLPPPQEQLEQDYKRILFDEFGIRFNRLFCLTNMPITRYATHLKLRGEYEAYMELLADNFNASTLNQVMCRNLISVGWDGWIYDCDFNQMLDLAIAGTDGSRLHIRSLTLDQLTRPAITVGDHCYACTAGSGSSCGGTLI